The Algoriphagus sanaruensis genome window below encodes:
- a CDS encoding polysaccharide pyruvyl transferase family protein produces MRILHTYCLNYNIGDYALGIGVKNLLRKYLDVTLIGNTNLQGREFNSYYIKEVVNKRYDLLVIGGGGIIHGSHWPNGWFWLIEKDLIKEIKIPFIVYGVGYNYWKEEGGIPERGIIHLEETMKHASYFSVRNDGSQLRLGEQFGRTVPAIPDPGFHVDINTQYQRKEEAPYVLIQLANDKPERRFGSIEKRDSFIRQMREVTEYLAKRYKVIFSPHVPEDISISQEVAAGISNTEVWDFGYFAFDHSDEAVGYYKFAEFVLAMRGHGQIVPIAFNTPVISLENHPKHRGLMENLGLIDYNVSLNQESFKEELKEKIQALEANYFDLKHKYEVINQGLRSETEKAWTEICQQIKR; encoded by the coding sequence ATGAGAATTTTACATACCTATTGTTTGAACTATAATATCGGAGATTATGCGCTCGGTATTGGAGTTAAAAATTTGTTGAGAAAATATTTGGATGTTACCCTGATTGGAAATACCAACCTTCAAGGCAGAGAATTTAATTCTTACTACATCAAGGAAGTTGTCAATAAACGATATGACTTACTTGTTATAGGAGGTGGGGGAATCATTCATGGGTCTCATTGGCCTAATGGTTGGTTTTGGCTAATCGAAAAGGATTTGATTAAAGAAATCAAAATTCCATTTATTGTATACGGAGTTGGATACAATTATTGGAAAGAGGAAGGTGGAATTCCTGAAAGAGGGATTATTCACTTGGAAGAGACCATGAAGCATGCCTCCTATTTTTCTGTTCGAAACGATGGAAGTCAATTGAGATTAGGCGAACAGTTTGGAAGAACGGTACCAGCCATTCCGGACCCAGGATTTCACGTAGATATCAATACCCAATATCAGCGAAAAGAAGAAGCCCCCTATGTACTAATTCAGTTAGCTAACGATAAACCAGAGCGGCGATTTGGATCCATTGAAAAACGTGATTCATTCATTCGTCAAATGAGAGAGGTAACAGAATATCTAGCTAAACGGTACAAAGTGATTTTTTCACCACATGTACCTGAGGATATTTCTATTAGCCAGGAAGTCGCAGCAGGTATTTCAAATACAGAGGTTTGGGATTTTGGTTACTTTGCCTTTGATCATTCAGACGAAGCAGTTGGATATTACAAATTTGCCGAGTTTGTTCTTGCTATGAGAGGCCATGGTCAAATTGTTCCGATAGCATTTAATACTCCAGTAATTTCCTTGGAAAACCATCCCAAACACCGTGGACTTATGGAGAATTTGGGGCTTATTGATTATAATGTTTCCTTGAATCAGGAAAGCTTCAAAGAGGAATTAAAAGAAAAGATTCAGGCGCTAGAGGCAAATTATTTTGACTTGAAGCATAAATATGAAGTAATTAATCAGGGCTTAAGGAGCGAAACTGAAAAAGCTTGGACTGAAATTTGCCAACAGATTAAACGATGA
- a CDS encoding glycosyltransferase family 2 protein — MIFSIIIPCFNNSRFIEETLESIRSQTLSDWECLVVDDGSNDTSVEIAKAFSKLDSRFLVYTRPESLPKGANSCRNHGATLARYQHLIFLDADDLLTKEALAIRAVALDEELDLAIFRTGKFTNQPSVHEDFSTQLNVNFGASDYLGQFLAYQIPWHTSSGMWRKDFFKKIGGFDQELQRFQDVEIHIRALASPSLRLMVYPEYPITSLYRKSLYHTQVTLEKRRLILDQGFVFLDKIKNQFGQEMLGKTYPFLVYLLFRFEEVFGNSDYQKIMKLYDSFKNDRSVSQSFKMVWWLHTEVLKRPSKIRKLLSFGIFKCGTFID, encoded by the coding sequence ATTATTTTTTCAATCATTATCCCATGCTTTAATAATTCCAGGTTTATCGAAGAGACGCTGGAATCTATTCGTAGCCAGACTTTAAGTGATTGGGAATGTTTGGTCGTGGATGATGGGTCCAACGATACTTCAGTCGAAATTGCAAAAGCATTTTCAAAATTAGATAGCAGATTTTTAGTTTATACAAGACCGGAGTCTCTTCCAAAAGGGGCTAATTCATGCAGAAATCACGGAGCGACTTTGGCAAGGTATCAACACCTGATTTTTCTTGATGCCGACGATCTACTTACCAAGGAGGCCTTGGCAATTCGTGCTGTGGCATTGGACGAGGAACTAGATTTAGCAATTTTTAGGACTGGAAAATTTACCAACCAACCCAGTGTCCACGAAGATTTCTCCACTCAACTCAATGTTAACTTTGGTGCGAGTGATTATTTAGGTCAATTTTTAGCCTACCAAATTCCCTGGCATACCAGCAGTGGGATGTGGAGAAAAGATTTCTTCAAAAAAATCGGAGGGTTTGATCAGGAGCTACAACGTTTCCAAGATGTCGAAATTCATATCAGAGCTTTGGCTAGTCCTTCACTTCGATTAATGGTATATCCGGAGTATCCGATTACTTCCTTGTATCGAAAATCACTCTATCACACTCAAGTAACCTTGGAAAAAAGGAGGCTGATTTTGGATCAAGGATTTGTATTTCTTGATAAAATTAAAAATCAATTCGGGCAAGAAATGCTCGGAAAAACATACCCGTTTTTAGTTTACCTCTTATTCCGTTTTGAAGAAGTTTTTGGAAATTCTGATTACCAAAAGATTATGAAACTCTACGACTCATTTAAGAATGATCGATCTGTTTCTCAGTCTTTTAAAATGGTATGGTGGCTTCACACAGAGGTTCTAAAACGGCCTTCCAAGATTCGGAAATTACTATCGTTTGGGATTTTCAAATGTGGAACCTTCATTGACTAA
- a CDS encoding ATP-grasp domain-containing protein — MDRLKILVFPCGSEIGLEIYRSLMYSRHVELIGGSSIEDHGRFVYENYIGGLPFVEDSDFEEALQNLIQQENIDAIYPTMDLVIAKVTGMADRLNCKVIGSPVQSNLLALSKKKTYQFFEGKIRVPRLYDRLDQILKFPVFLKPDIGYGSRGTKLIHSMEELKKRITKVPDQLILEFLPGEEYTVDCFSDRFGNLLFSKPRKRGRIQKGISVHTLPAPEIEHLTNQIAIKINSEITLRGAWFFQVKKDENGELSLLEIATRLGGSSALFRAKGINFALMSIFDAFDYPVSVLENDFSLEMDRSLNQRFNIKYEFDTVYVDLDDCLILGEHVNPTLVKFLYSSINLRKRIVLITKHEKDLSITLKKYRLEGIFDEVIHIAKHQSKADFITESSAIFIDDSYAERKSVLENKKIPVFAPDAVQALLSTN; from the coding sequence ATGGATAGATTGAAAATATTGGTTTTTCCTTGTGGCTCAGAAATTGGACTTGAAATCTATAGGTCTTTGATGTATTCCCGACATGTAGAGCTTATTGGTGGAAGTAGCATTGAGGACCATGGAAGATTTGTTTACGAAAATTATATCGGAGGACTCCCTTTTGTAGAAGATTCTGATTTTGAGGAGGCTCTGCAAAATCTTATTCAACAAGAAAATATAGATGCCATCTATCCGACCATGGATTTGGTAATTGCCAAAGTGACGGGAATGGCAGATCGATTGAATTGTAAAGTAATAGGCTCGCCAGTTCAGAGTAATCTCTTGGCATTATCAAAAAAGAAGACATATCAGTTCTTTGAGGGGAAAATAAGAGTTCCCAGATTATATGATCGACTAGACCAAATTTTAAAATTTCCAGTTTTTTTGAAGCCGGATATTGGATACGGGTCTCGTGGAACGAAATTGATTCATTCCATGGAAGAATTGAAGAAGAGGATAACAAAAGTTCCTGATCAGTTAATCTTAGAGTTTCTCCCAGGAGAAGAGTATACGGTGGATTGTTTTTCGGACAGGTTTGGAAATCTCTTGTTCTCTAAACCTCGGAAAAGAGGAAGGATTCAAAAAGGAATAAGTGTTCATACACTTCCAGCTCCCGAAATAGAGCATCTAACGAATCAAATTGCAATCAAAATCAATTCTGAAATTACGCTTAGAGGTGCTTGGTTTTTCCAAGTAAAGAAAGATGAAAATGGAGAACTTTCACTTTTGGAAATCGCGACCAGACTTGGTGGCAGTAGTGCCTTATTCAGAGCGAAGGGGATCAATTTCGCATTGATGAGCATTTTTGACGCTTTTGATTATCCGGTTTCAGTTTTAGAAAATGATTTTTCCTTGGAAATGGATCGGTCTTTAAATCAAAGATTTAATATTAAGTATGAGTTTGACACGGTCTATGTCGATCTGGATGATTGCTTGATTTTGGGTGAACATGTCAATCCAACCCTGGTAAAATTCCTTTATTCAAGTATCAATTTGAGAAAGCGGATCGTCTTGATCACGAAACATGAAAAAGATTTATCCATAACCCTTAAGAAATATCGATTAGAAGGGATTTTTGACGAGGTTATTCATATTGCAAAGCATCAATCCAAAGCTGATTTTATTACCGAATCTTCAGCAATTTTTATTGATGATTCTTATGCAGAACGTAAGAGTGTTCTCGAAAACAAGAAGATTCCAGTGTTTGCTCCTGACGCAGTTCAGGCTTTATTAAGTACCAACTAG
- a CDS encoding UDP-glucose dehydrogenase family protein encodes MKIAVVGTGYVGLVSGACFADVGIEVTCVDIDAKKIEKLKNGIMPIYEPGLEEIVVRNYKSGRLHFSTDLGEAIQGAEVAFIAVGTPPGEDGSADLKYVLAVADEIGRKMTDYIVVATKSTVPVTTGEKVRGAIQAALNKRGSDLPFAVASNPEFLKEGAAVEDFLKPDRIVIGVDDERAEKIMQRLYKPFQLSGERIIYMDIPSAEMTKYAANAMLATKISFMNDIANLCERVGADANMVRKGIGSDPRIGNKFIYPGVGYGGSCFPKDVKAIIKTAKEYGYDLRVLQSVEDVNDAQKHVLASKVKAHFGEDLSGMTFAMWGLSFKPNTDDMRESPAAVIIDELRAAGAQVRAYDPKAMEEAREHYIFDKVTYCKDSYDACVDADALLLVTEWSEFRIPSWDAVGKLLKNKVVFDGRNIYDKKYLESLGYTHYGIGSK; translated from the coding sequence ATGAAAATCGCAGTAGTCGGAACAGGCTATGTTGGCTTGGTATCCGGAGCATGTTTTGCTGATGTAGGAATTGAAGTAACCTGTGTGGACATCGATGCAAAAAAAATCGAGAAGCTAAAGAACGGAATAATGCCAATTTATGAACCAGGTTTGGAAGAAATCGTGGTTCGAAACTATAAAAGTGGTAGACTTCATTTCAGTACGGATTTAGGTGAAGCGATTCAAGGAGCAGAGGTCGCATTTATTGCTGTGGGAACACCTCCAGGTGAAGACGGCTCTGCGGATTTGAAATATGTTCTTGCAGTTGCAGATGAAATCGGGAGAAAAATGACCGATTACATCGTTGTAGCCACCAAGAGTACTGTGCCAGTAACAACTGGGGAGAAGGTAAGAGGAGCCATTCAAGCTGCTTTGAATAAGAGAGGTTCAGACTTGCCTTTTGCGGTAGCTTCAAACCCTGAATTTTTGAAAGAAGGAGCTGCGGTAGAGGATTTTCTAAAGCCAGACCGAATTGTAATTGGTGTGGATGATGAACGTGCAGAGAAAATCATGCAGCGCTTGTACAAACCTTTTCAGCTGAGCGGAGAACGAATTATTTATATGGATATTCCTTCTGCTGAAATGACGAAATATGCAGCAAACGCCATGCTTGCTACAAAAATTTCTTTCATGAATGATATCGCAAATCTTTGCGAAAGAGTGGGAGCCGATGCCAATATGGTTCGAAAAGGTATTGGTTCAGATCCTAGAATTGGAAACAAATTTATCTATCCAGGGGTGGGCTATGGAGGCTCTTGCTTCCCCAAAGACGTGAAGGCAATCATCAAAACAGCCAAAGAATATGGCTATGACCTCCGCGTACTCCAGTCAGTAGAAGATGTAAACGATGCACAAAAGCATGTGTTAGCCAGCAAAGTAAAAGCACATTTTGGAGAAGATTTAAGCGGGATGACTTTTGCAATGTGGGGCCTAAGTTTTAAGCCTAATACAGACGACATGAGAGAATCTCCAGCAGCTGTGATTATCGATGAACTTAGGGCTGCAGGTGCCCAAGTGCGGGCTTATGATCCAAAAGCAATGGAGGAAGCAAGAGAGCACTATATCTTTGATAAAGTGACTTATTGCAAAGATTCTTATGATGCTTGCGTGGATGCAGATGCTTTGCTGCTTGTAACAGAATGGTCAGAATTCAGAATCCCGAGCTGGGACGCTGTTGGAAAACTGCTTAAAAACAAGGTCGTATTTGACGGTAGAAATATCTACGATAAAAAATACCTTGAAAGTTTGGGATATACCCATTACGGCATAGGTTCTAAATAA
- a CDS encoding DegT/DnrJ/EryC1/StrS family aminotransferase encodes MIPVTKPYLPPFSEYQEYLEGIWKRQWLTNNGPLVNELELKISEYLGVENFLFLGNGTIALQIAIKALDLKGEIITTPFSYVATTSSIVWEGCTPVFVDIDPNTLNIDAKKIEEAITERTTAILATHVYGNPCDVEEIQKIASRNKLKVIYDGAHSFGVTYKRKSLFEFGDITTVSFHATKLFHTVEGGGVFSSDHSLIQKMAYQRNFGHDGPEAFQGLGINGKNSEFHAAMGLTNLKVLPKIIQKRKELSKYYNERLADLNLSRPLQNSQVEYNYGYYPVIFPSEEQLMKCVKKLNRSEIYPRRYFYPSLDQLPYVHSKPVPVTESIAKRVLCLPLYYELSFEEVDLICRLIKSVWMHG; translated from the coding sequence ATGATTCCTGTCACAAAACCTTATTTACCTCCTTTTTCTGAATATCAGGAGTATTTGGAAGGAATTTGGAAGCGCCAATGGTTAACCAATAATGGTCCACTTGTCAACGAATTGGAGTTGAAAATTTCTGAATATCTAGGAGTTGAAAACTTCCTATTTCTTGGTAATGGGACTATTGCTCTACAGATAGCGATCAAAGCACTTGATCTCAAGGGAGAAATCATCACGACTCCATTTTCATATGTTGCTACCACTTCCAGTATTGTTTGGGAAGGATGTACTCCCGTTTTTGTAGACATTGATCCGAATACCTTAAATATTGACGCTAAAAAGATAGAGGAAGCGATCACTGAACGGACAACAGCCATTTTGGCCACTCACGTATATGGAAATCCTTGCGATGTCGAGGAAATCCAAAAAATCGCATCAAGAAATAAGCTGAAGGTTATCTATGATGGTGCACATAGCTTTGGTGTTACCTATAAAAGAAAGTCTCTTTTTGAGTTTGGAGATATCACTACCGTGAGTTTTCATGCCACCAAACTATTTCACACAGTAGAAGGTGGAGGAGTGTTTTCTTCAGATCATTCCTTAATCCAAAAAATGGCCTATCAAAGAAATTTTGGGCATGATGGACCTGAGGCATTCCAAGGGTTGGGTATTAACGGAAAAAATTCAGAGTTCCACGCAGCAATGGGATTGACCAATTTGAAAGTACTTCCCAAGATTATCCAAAAGCGTAAGGAGCTTTCAAAATATTACAATGAACGGTTGGCTGATTTGAATTTGAGTAGACCGCTTCAAAACTCCCAGGTTGAATATAACTACGGCTATTACCCAGTAATATTTCCTTCGGAGGAACAATTGATGAAGTGCGTGAAGAAGTTGAATCGTTCCGAAATCTACCCAAGAAGGTATTTCTATCCCAGTTTGGATCAGCTTCCTTATGTTCATTCAAAACCAGTCCCTGTAACCGAGTCCATTGCAAAAAGAGTTCTATGTCTTCCTCTGTATTACGAGCTATCGTTTGAGGAAGTAGATCTTATTTGCAGATTGATTAAATCCGTCTGGATGCATGGATAG
- a CDS encoding lipopolysaccharide biosynthesis protein yields MSLKKKTLVGFFWSLTQQFGVQLTSILVTIFLARILEPSDFGLIGMLAVFMALGNSLIDAGMTSSLIRTKDADQRDYSTVFFINLAVGSLVYLIMFFSSGLISDFFNQPLLEEIIKIYCITFMIVPFSAVQRTRLVKAMDFKTEMKATIPSTLLGGIVGLLLAYYGFGVWALVWMNVVQNLLLSIQFWFYTQWRPSMILDWDKFRYHFGFGAKLTLAGILNSVFSNIYHLVIGKFFSVTDLGFYSKADSLKQIPVKNISTTLSKVTFPLFAEIQEDDEKLRIAYRRVMQQVLYWLTPVMVLSTVLAEPLFRIILTEKWLPAVPYFQILCFIGLMYPIHSYNLNILKVKGRSDLYLKLEIVKKTLTVIGIFVALPFGIFALIWTQVILNLFAFGINSVYSGRFISYSVWKQLKDIAPIFGLGILAGLGGWLIISFGSNYNHLEWVKLLLGGLAGCSVYFLASWILQPQPVLDFRNLILKK; encoded by the coding sequence GTGAGTTTAAAAAAGAAAACACTTGTTGGATTTTTTTGGAGTCTTACCCAGCAGTTTGGCGTCCAATTGACTTCAATTTTGGTAACTATTTTTCTTGCTAGAATTTTAGAGCCTTCGGATTTTGGCTTAATCGGAATGCTAGCGGTATTCATGGCTCTTGGGAATAGTTTGATTGATGCTGGAATGACCTCTAGTCTGATCCGAACCAAAGATGCTGACCAAAGAGACTATTCTACCGTATTTTTCATCAATTTGGCAGTTGGTAGTTTGGTATATTTAATCATGTTTTTTTCATCTGGTTTGATCAGTGATTTTTTTAATCAACCGCTTTTGGAAGAGATCATCAAAATTTACTGTATCACTTTTATGATTGTTCCGTTTTCAGCTGTGCAGCGAACGCGCTTGGTAAAGGCCATGGACTTCAAGACGGAAATGAAAGCAACCATTCCTTCAACCCTCTTAGGTGGAATTGTTGGATTGCTTTTGGCTTATTATGGGTTTGGGGTTTGGGCTTTAGTATGGATGAACGTAGTTCAGAATCTCCTTTTAAGTATCCAATTTTGGTTTTATACCCAATGGAGGCCTTCTATGATCCTAGATTGGGACAAATTTCGATATCACTTTGGCTTTGGAGCAAAATTGACCTTGGCGGGGATTTTAAATTCTGTTTTTTCAAATATTTATCATCTCGTGATAGGTAAATTTTTTTCAGTTACAGATTTGGGATTTTATTCAAAAGCAGATTCCCTAAAACAGATTCCTGTCAAAAATATCTCGACGACTTTATCTAAGGTGACTTTTCCCTTATTCGCAGAAATCCAAGAGGATGATGAAAAATTAAGAATTGCCTATAGACGGGTAATGCAGCAAGTGTTATACTGGCTCACTCCTGTGATGGTTCTTTCGACAGTGTTGGCAGAGCCGCTTTTTCGAATTATTCTAACCGAAAAATGGCTTCCTGCAGTACCCTATTTTCAGATTCTTTGCTTTATAGGGTTAATGTATCCCATCCACTCTTACAACCTGAACATTCTTAAAGTGAAGGGGAGGAGTGATTTGTACTTGAAACTTGAAATTGTCAAGAAGACCTTGACCGTTATTGGAATTTTTGTCGCACTTCCTTTTGGGATATTTGCCCTAATCTGGACTCAAGTCATTTTGAATCTTTTTGCATTTGGGATTAACTCAGTTTACAGCGGACGATTTATCAGTTATTCTGTTTGGAAACAGTTAAAAGACATCGCGCCTATTTTTGGGTTGGGGATTTTGGCTGGATTAGGGGGGTGGCTTATAATTTCATTTGGAAGTAACTATAATCATTTGGAGTGGGTCAAACTTCTTTTGGGAGGTTTAGCAGGTTGTTCCGTTTATTTTCTAGCTTCATGGATACTCCAACCGCAACCTGTTTTAGATTTTAGAAATTTGATTTTAAAAAAATGA
- a CDS encoding acetyltransferase translates to MFWGDFFEKMVIAGAGGHGLEVFQLLINQGLDSESIFFFDEDLNKEKTELFGRPIITQWNEAKELLGKDSRFCLGVGNPEFRKKLAHEFEKIGGVLIGLRGRFIHEWEEKLSVHDQMAYSFVGPKTKLGRGVLINTRANIHHEVQVGDYSEVGPGAILLGSSKIGKLCRIGAGAIVLPRVTIGDHVIVGAGAVVTKDIPSGIIVKGVPAR, encoded by the coding sequence GTGTTTTGGGGAGACTTTTTTGAAAAAATGGTAATTGCTGGAGCAGGAGGACATGGATTAGAAGTTTTTCAACTTCTTATTAATCAAGGACTTGATTCTGAATCAATCTTTTTTTTTGATGAGGATTTAAATAAAGAAAAAACCGAACTCTTTGGAAGACCCATAATAACTCAATGGAATGAGGCTAAAGAGTTACTGGGCAAAGATTCAAGATTTTGTTTAGGAGTTGGGAATCCTGAATTCAGAAAAAAGCTAGCGCATGAATTTGAAAAAATTGGTGGCGTACTGATTGGTCTTAGAGGAAGGTTTATCCATGAGTGGGAAGAAAAACTTTCGGTTCATGATCAAATGGCTTATTCCTTCGTAGGTCCTAAAACGAAGCTCGGAAGGGGTGTTTTAATCAACACAAGAGCGAATATCCATCATGAAGTTCAGGTTGGAGATTATTCGGAAGTTGGACCCGGAGCGATCCTGTTAGGTAGTTCAAAAATTGGAAAATTGTGTAGAATTGGAGCAGGGGCGATTGTGCTTCCTAGAGTCACCATTGGAGATCATGTAATCGTTGGGGCAGGAGCTGTAGTGACAAAGGATATCCCTTCAGGAATTATAGTGAAAGGAGTTCCAGCAAGGTGA
- a CDS encoding GNVR domain-containing protein gives MTPSTSSNHSQASQILSQSDLTFFNLVLLFKLKTWQLIWVVLIVIGIGFLVYITTPNSYQINTLLLVETNPQGASSKGLGALAQVSGINLGASSSDQAFLDPNLYPVIVQSKPFLLELMTSKVKSELYPDSVSLFKYMVETKPENGILKILKNPLSVFRASALVDDLALVGEGKSKSSYLPLEIYAMSQIAKRIAISTEGSLLNISTNMPEQGLSLQFSERVRHQIEVYSSRYILEKQSGQVEYLNGQFLIAERNFKDAQNAVSRFREQNQGIALESLRAREQNLVNDSNLKFDLYRTLAQELELAKVKLNSLRPIFSEIDPPVVPNKPTSPKLLLTLAFSAILGFFLGLAYVFFGYLRLYLILQKAS, from the coding sequence ATGACTCCTTCCACTTCTTCAAACCATTCTCAAGCTAGCCAAATCCTGAGTCAATCGGATTTGACTTTTTTTAATTTGGTTCTTCTATTCAAACTCAAGACGTGGCAACTTATTTGGGTGGTGTTGATTGTGATTGGAATTGGTTTTCTGGTATACATTACCACCCCAAATTCGTATCAAATCAATACGCTATTATTGGTTGAAACTAATCCTCAAGGAGCTTCTTCCAAGGGCTTAGGAGCACTTGCTCAGGTGTCTGGAATCAATCTTGGTGCCTCTTCTTCAGATCAAGCATTCCTTGATCCTAACCTTTATCCGGTGATTGTTCAGAGTAAACCATTTTTACTCGAACTGATGACTTCTAAGGTTAAATCTGAACTTTATCCCGATTCGGTTTCATTGTTTAAATACATGGTAGAAACCAAACCTGAGAATGGGATTTTAAAGATTTTAAAGAACCCATTAAGTGTTTTTAGAGCTTCGGCTTTGGTAGATGATTTAGCGCTGGTGGGGGAAGGAAAATCAAAATCATCTTACCTTCCTTTAGAAATTTATGCCATGAGTCAAATTGCAAAACGAATTGCAATTTCCACAGAGGGCAGTCTATTGAACATATCCACTAACATGCCTGAACAAGGACTTTCTCTTCAGTTTTCTGAGAGAGTTAGGCATCAAATTGAGGTTTATTCAAGCCGGTATATTTTGGAAAAACAGTCTGGACAGGTCGAGTATTTGAATGGTCAGTTTCTCATTGCTGAGCGCAATTTTAAGGACGCTCAAAATGCAGTCTCTAGATTTCGAGAGCAGAATCAAGGGATAGCCTTGGAAAGTTTAAGAGCAAGGGAGCAAAACTTGGTCAATGATAGCAATTTGAAATTTGATCTTTACCGGACACTGGCACAGGAGCTTGAATTAGCAAAAGTGAAGCTAAATAGTTTGCGGCCAATTTTCTCAGAAATTGACCCTCCGGTAGTACCTAATAAACCTACCAGTCCTAAGTTGCTCTTAACCTTAGCTTTTTCAGCGATTTTAGGTTTTTTCCTAGGCCTAGCTTATGTGTTTTTTGGATACTTAAGACTCTATTTAATTCTCCAAAAAGCCTCGTAG
- a CDS encoding glycosyltransferase family 2 protein — translation MISAIPTVSVCCITYNHSKFIGQALESFLNQNTSFSYEILVYDDASNDGTIDILKEYELKYPQIIRVFYSSENQYSQGVRLLNLRYNLPRARGKYIATCDGDDFWTDPLKLQKQVDFLDSNPEVVMCFHGFDRLENDKSKDSKLYNHLHHSPFTIFEQKEFLQLHVQFLTIMFRQNVKFPMISSEINGDVFVLTHLSEVGKCAYLNFNGAVYRYHQNGVFRKMSRIGQINSSIKTRKIISDQVKPRTRKFLYKRISSFYKSLFKESIRVKNYSLGIKALLGVIYYNLKYVL, via the coding sequence ATGATTTCAGCTATTCCAACTGTAAGTGTCTGCTGTATTACCTATAATCACTCCAAGTTTATAGGCCAGGCACTTGAAAGTTTTTTGAATCAAAACACCTCATTTTCATATGAGATTTTGGTTTACGATGATGCTTCAAATGATGGAACTATAGATATTTTAAAAGAATATGAATTAAAATACCCTCAAATTATTCGTGTCTTTTATTCATCTGAAAATCAATATAGTCAGGGAGTAAGGCTTTTGAACCTAAGGTATAATTTACCTCGTGCAAGAGGTAAATATATTGCCACATGCGATGGGGATGACTTTTGGACCGATCCATTGAAACTCCAAAAACAAGTAGATTTTTTGGATTCAAATCCTGAAGTAGTGATGTGTTTTCATGGCTTTGATCGTCTTGAAAATGACAAGTCCAAAGATTCAAAATTGTATAATCATCTTCATCACTCTCCATTCACCATTTTTGAGCAAAAGGAGTTTCTCCAATTGCACGTACAATTCTTGACAATCATGTTTAGGCAAAACGTGAAATTTCCAATGATTTCCTCAGAAATCAATGGAGATGTTTTTGTCTTGACACACTTATCTGAGGTAGGTAAGTGTGCGTATTTAAATTTCAATGGAGCTGTATACCGATACCATCAAAATGGAGTATTTCGGAAAATGTCAAGAATTGGCCAAATCAATTCTTCAATAAAAACCAGGAAAATAATCTCTGATCAAGTAAAACCACGGACCCGAAAGTTTTTATATAAAAGAATTTCCTCTTTTTATAAATCCTTATTCAAGGAGTCCATAAGGGTGAAAAATTATTCGCTAGGAATAAAGGCCCTGTTGGGTGTTATTTACTATAATTTGAAATATGTGCTTTGA